The window TGGAAGGTGGACACGAAGTGGGTACTGCGGGCAGGCGGTTATCTCGGCGGCGCGCAGCCGAGTTCCGGAAAGATCAACGCCGGACAGAAGGCATGGTACTGGACCGTGGTGCTTGGCGGACTGCTGCTGGTGGCCAGCGGCCTGGTGATGTATTTTCCAAACTTCGAGCAGGGACGGTTCATCCTGCAGGCCTCCCATGTGGTCCATAGCCTGGCCGCGGTATTCGTGATCGCCTTCCTGTTCCTACACATCTATCTGGGGTCGATCGGGATGGAGGGTTCTATGGAAAACATGATCGGCGGGTACTGCGACGAGAACTGGGCGAAGCAGGAGCACAAACTCTGGTACGAGGAGATGAAGGCGGAAGGGAAGGTCGGTGCGAGTTTCGATGCGGAACGGAAGCCGTCTGCCTCCGAAGCTGCCGTGCGCACCGCAGGGACCTGATGTCCGCGAGTGGTGGCCAGCGGACACACCGTCCATTCTCGGAAGCCTGCGAGCAGAACCGGCAGCCCATACTGGCCGTGATCGGCCCCGCATTCGAGGATGTCGAGACCGTACTGGAGATCGGCAGCGGTACCGGCCAGCACGCGGCGTTCTTCGCTGCATCGATGCCGCATCTGCGTTGGCAGACTGCCGATGTGCCGGAGAACCACCCCGGCATTCGCCTATGGCTCGAGGACGCCGGCCTGCCCAACCTGTTGCCGCCAATCTCGCTCGAGGTCACGGGCGATTGGCCGGATGAAGCCTTCGATGCGGTCTTCAGCGCCAACACCGCCCACATCATGTCCCTGGCCGAGGTCGGGGAGATGTTCTGTGGCGTGGCCGGGGTGCTGCGCCCCGGTGGGCGCTTCGCCCTCTACGGTCCCTTTAACTACGGCGGCGCCTACACCAGCCGCAGCAACGCCGATTTCGATCGCTGGCTGAAGGCCCGCGACCCGGACAGCGGCATACGTGATTTCGAGCACCTCGACCGCCTCGCGGATTCTCTCGGCCTGCGCCTGATCGCCGATCACGCCATGCCGGCCAATAACCGCACCCTGATCTGGGGCAGCCCGGCCGGATGACCTGGACAATTTCCGCGGTTCACATCCGCACCCCGATACGCTTCCCAGGTGACGCCGACAGCGTGTCTTCAGCCGGGCTCATCGTGCGCCCCGGGGGGCTCAGCTAGTCCGTCCAGCAGATGCGGACTTCCTCAACCGCCCTGGCGGTGCCGCGGTGTACGATCAGGGTGTAACGACCCTCTTCGATGCGTGTCCCCTGGGGAGGGATGCTACCCGTCTTGTGCAAGATAAAACCGGCAAGCGTGGAATAGCCCCCTGCGGGGAGCTCGACTCCCAGCCCTTCGGCGAGCGGGGTCAGCTCGGTGCGCCCGCTGGTGAGATAGTCGCGCTCGCCCAGTTTCTGAAACAGCTCCTCGGATGTCTCCGGGGTGTCGTACTCGTCGTGCAGGTCCTCGACCACCTCCTCGACGATATCCTCTACGGTCACGATACCTTCTGCAGCCCCAAACTCATCGACCACCACCGCGACGACCTCGCCGGTCGTGCGTAAATAAAGGAGCAGATCGCGAATGCTCTTGCTGGAGGGCACGTAATGGGTCTCGCGGACGAAGTCCGAGATCGGTCGTTCGTCGGCTTCGCCAAGCAGGTCCAGGACGTTGAGCATGCCCGCCACACGATCGACCCGCTCCTCGTAGACCGGTAAGCGGATGTGTGCTGCCTCCGACGCCAGACGGCGCGCCTCTCCACAGGTGGCCTGCCTCTCGACCGCGGTCACGTCGATCAATGGACACATGGCGTCGCGCACCAGTGTCTCGGTGAAGTTGAAGGAGCGCCGGATCATCTCCTTTTCACCCGGCTCGATGTCACCGCGGGCGGCGGTGTGCAAGCACAGCATGGTCAGGATTTCTTCGCGCAGCGTGAAAGGATTACCCTCGATACCGCCCGCCAACTTGGCCAGCAGGCGGGTGAGCAGGGTGAAGAACAACAGGATCGGGTAGAAGAGGTACGAGAAGAAGCGTAGTACAAAGATGACATGGGGCGTCAATACGTCCGCACGTTGCTGGAAAACGCTCTTGGGGACGATCTCGCCGAAGATCCAGATCAAGGGCGCGGCCAACCCCACCGCGAGCAAGCTTCCGTGCTCGCCGAAGAGGTGGATCATCAGTGCGGTGATCATGGTGGTGTTGGTGACCACGGAGATGTTCGTTCCGACAAGGGTTGTCGAGAGCAGCCATTCGGGTCTCTGCAGCATTTCGAGGGCGAGCTTCGCACCCTTGGAGCCCTTCGCCGAATTGAGGCGCAGCTTCATCTGGTCGGCGCTGACCACGCCGATCTCGGAGCCGGAGAAGAAGCCCTCCAGGAGCAGACAGACCAGGCAGATGAGCAGAGTACTCAGTATGTCCATGGCGCAGCCGATTGCCAATTCACGGGTCCGGGCCATAACCGAGTGCTCGTCACGGTCACTTGCCTCATCGCTTCGGGTCCTCCGGCCCGTGACTCACGGGTGCGGGCGAATCGACGACAGAATCCGCTTCTTCCCGCGTCTGTGAGCCTGGCGGCGGCTGCTCGACCTGTGGCGGTCCCGGCACCTCGACGGTCAGCTCCGCGATGCGATTGCTCTCGATGCGTTGTGCGCAGAATTGGAATGGGCCTATCTCGATGGCATCACCCTCCGCCGGCAGCTCTCCGAAATGATGCAATACCAGGCCGCCCAGGGTCTTCAGTTCTTCGACCTCGAGGAATGCGTCGAAACGGGCGTTGAAGTCCTCGATGGGGGTCGAACCGGGCAACGTAAAGCGGTTTCCCGGCAGCTCGCGGATCCAATCCTCTTCCGCTTCGTCCGACGGGGTGGGAATATCGCCGAAGATGGCCTCCAACAGGTCGCCCATCGTGATCAGGCCGGTAACGCCACCATACTCGTCGACCACGACGGCAAACGACTTGTGGCGCTCGCGGAAGCTGTCGAACATATCTGCCGCGGACTTCGACTCGGGCACGAAAAAGGGCTTCCGCAGGATGCCATGCAAAGGTCGCTGGTCACTACCAAGCACGGAGAGATCCACCTTGAGCAGGTCGCGCGCATGCAGGATGCCGACGACGTTGTCGCGATGTTCCTCGAACACCGGCATCCGGGACTGCCTGCTATGGCGGAAGATCTCCAGGATTTCCTCGCCGCCGGCATTTTTCGGCACAAAGGTGACGTCCGCCCGCGGGGTCATCAGATCTTCCACCGTCCTGTTGCGGAGGTCGAAGATATGGTCGATCAGTTGGGCCTCCATGTGGTCCAGCGTCCCTTCGCCAACCGCCTCGTGGGCCAGGGTACGCACCATGTCTTCTGTGACGATGTTGCCCGGGGAACGCTCGGTGCCAACGATCAAGGTGGTGAACCAGTCGGCTACCGTGCGCACCGCCCAGCGTAAAGGGGCTATGAGGCGCGCAAACAAGTCGATAGGGCCACTCTGAAAGGTCGCGAAGGCCACGTTGTTGCGGATCGCAAGGGTCTTGGGCGTGATTTCCCCAACCAGGAGCAGGATGGGCACCATGATGAAGAGATTGAACAGCTTGTCTTCGGCGCCTAAAAGCTGGATTACCATCGCGGCAGACAGCACCGAGGCGGCCACATTGACGAATTCGTTGCCGATCAGGATGGTGACGATGAGCCGCCGGGGCTCACTGAGCAGGCGCTTGATCAGGCCGATACGCGGATTCCCATCGATGCGCATCTTCTCGATCTGTACGTTGTTGAGGGAGAAAAGCGAGGTCTCCGAACTCGAAAAGAACGCGGAGAAGCCGAGCAGAACGACAAAAAGTACCAGTTCGATCCAGAAGGGGAAATCCAAAGCTGCGTGGACCTCTCGGGTGAGACCAGGGGGCGCAGAGCGAAGCCCCCCTGGCGCGCCAATGTGACAGAAATGTGACAGAAACGTAACAGAAAAACTGGGGAACGGCTATCGGCACCAGATAAGTGCTTGATAATTGGGGCCTGCTTTGCCTCCGGACGCGGGATCCGGCGCTGAACCGAACACGGGCTGGCCAGGCTGCTGTACGCCACGACGGGCCAGGGTCTGGAATCAGGACCGACCGAACCCGGGAGCGTCGGCGTTGCCGGCGATCTTCCCGATGATGAAGTCCGCGA of the Gammaproteobacteria bacterium genome contains:
- a CDS encoding class I SAM-dependent methyltransferase; its protein translation is MSASGGQRTHRPFSEACEQNRQPILAVIGPAFEDVETVLEIGSGTGQHAAFFAASMPHLRWQTADVPENHPGIRLWLEDAGLPNLLPPISLEVTGDWPDEAFDAVFSANTAHIMSLAEVGEMFCGVAGVLRPGGRFALYGPFNYGGAYTSRSNADFDRWLKARDPDSGIRDFEHLDRLADSLGLRLIADHAMPANNRTLIWGSPAG
- a CDS encoding hemolysin family protein, producing MDFPFWIELVLFVVLLGFSAFFSSSETSLFSLNNVQIEKMRIDGNPRIGLIKRLLSEPRRLIVTILIGNEFVNVAASVLSAAMVIQLLGAEDKLFNLFIMVPILLLVGEITPKTLAIRNNVAFATFQSGPIDLFARLIAPLRWAVRTVADWFTTLIVGTERSPGNIVTEDMVRTLAHEAVGEGTLDHMEAQLIDHIFDLRNRTVEDLMTPRADVTFVPKNAGGEEILEIFRHSRQSRMPVFEEHRDNVVGILHARDLLKVDLSVLGSDQRPLHGILRKPFFVPESKSAADMFDSFRERHKSFAVVVDEYGGVTGLITMGDLLEAIFGDIPTPSDEAEEDWIRELPGNRFTLPGSTPIEDFNARFDAFLEVEELKTLGGLVLHHFGELPAEGDAIEIGPFQFCAQRIESNRIAELTVEVPGPPQVEQPPPGSQTREEADSVVDSPAPVSHGPEDPKR
- a CDS encoding hemolysin family protein, with translation MARTRELAIGCAMDILSTLLICLVCLLLEGFFSGSEIGVVSADQMKLRLNSAKGSKGAKLALEMLQRPEWLLSTTLVGTNISVVTNTTMITALMIHLFGEHGSLLAVGLAAPLIWIFGEIVPKSVFQQRADVLTPHVIFVLRFFSYLFYPILLFFTLLTRLLAKLAGGIEGNPFTLREEILTMLCLHTAARGDIEPGEKEMIRRSFNFTETLVRDAMCPLIDVTAVERQATCGEARRLASEAAHIRLPVYEERVDRVAGMLNVLDLLGEADERPISDFVRETHYVPSSKSIRDLLLYLRTTGEVVAVVVDEFGAAEGIVTVEDIVEEVVEDLHDEYDTPETSEELFQKLGERDYLTSGRTELTPLAEGLGVELPAGGYSTLAGFILHKTGSIPPQGTRIEEGRYTLIVHRGTARAVEEVRICWTD